In a single window of the Halomicroarcula saliterrae genome:
- a CDS encoding FlaD/FlaE family flagellar protein codes for MTINPRDYDLDELRKMARQRGERSGGLADGDDVPDPANLDMGMEEGDEEMLAGSSFRSGLYRELLPFLSGESREKPYLGALPETYAAEFVVFEWLEFLLMHSGYQGADEALAYYESIDWITEAVQSDLSDYLLGIDESATNDGNDLSVDDHMLSLVYIAKLTAMT; via the coding sequence ATGACTATCAACCCGCGCGACTACGACCTCGACGAGCTGCGGAAGATGGCCCGCCAGCGCGGCGAGCGCTCGGGCGGGCTGGCCGACGGCGACGATGTCCCCGACCCGGCGAACCTGGATATGGGAATGGAGGAGGGAGACGAGGAGATGCTGGCGGGCAGTTCCTTCCGGTCGGGGCTGTATCGGGAGCTGCTCCCCTTCCTCTCGGGAGAGAGCCGGGAGAAACCGTATCTCGGAGCCCTACCGGAGACGTACGCGGCGGAGTTCGTCGTCTTCGAGTGGCTGGAGTTCCTGCTGATGCACTCGGGCTATCAGGGGGCCGACGAGGCGCTGGCCTACTACGAGTCCATCGACTGGATTACCGAGGCGGTCCAGTCGGACCTCTCGGACTACCTGCTCGGCATCGACGAATCGGCCACGAACGACGGGAACGACCTCAGCGTCGACGACCACATGCTGAGTCTCGTCTACATCGCGAAGCTGACTGCCATGACATAG